A window of the Acidithiobacillus thiooxidans ATCC 19377 genome harbors these coding sequences:
- a CDS encoding RES family NAD+ phosphorylase has translation MAESFYDGLTLSDTHQTLIRNIISLRVSEDLFNDLSVSPEDWTVAQRHEAAAKPPHYTSQTPAINRPFEEAEWFAAIWFPFKNWTVSRYSDGSFGVWYGADTVETSVYETVHHWRSRLLRDAGFEQMVISGGRESITVDRLLYGVRCDAALVDLRPRVAEYPALVDAESYHFSQPIGIRLKTEGHPGLVTISARCIGDVYAVLNPDVLSHPKIQSYLTYRLTQHGVQVNQEAGNSKGADAAWMCVP, from the coding sequence GTGGCGGAGTCATTTTATGACGGTCTTACCCTGTCGGACACGCACCAAACCTTGATTCGCAATATCATCAGTTTGCGGGTATCGGAAGACCTGTTTAACGATCTGTCGGTTAGCCCAGAAGACTGGACTGTGGCACAGCGGCACGAAGCCGCTGCCAAGCCGCCCCACTATACTTCCCAGACACCGGCCATTAACCGACCCTTCGAGGAAGCGGAATGGTTCGCTGCTATCTGGTTTCCATTTAAAAACTGGACGGTGAGCCGATACAGCGATGGTTCCTTTGGCGTTTGGTATGGTGCGGATACGGTGGAAACCTCCGTCTACGAAACGGTACACCACTGGAGGTCACGGCTGTTGCGCGATGCAGGCTTTGAGCAGATGGTGATTTCTGGTGGTCGGGAAAGCATTACCGTGGATCGTTTATTATATGGGGTCCGTTGTGACGCTGCTTTGGTGGACCTGCGCCCACGTGTCGCAGAGTATCCCGCGCTGGTAGATGCAGAGAGCTACCATTTTTCGCAGCCGATAGGAATCCGATTGAAGACTGAGGGACACCCGGGGTTGGTTACCATCTCCGCACGATGTATTGGGGACGTGTATGCTGTGCTGAATCCGGACGTGTTATCTCATCCCAAAATTCAGTCCTATCTGACGTATCGACTGACTCAACATGGGGTGCAGGTGAATCAGGAAGCTGGCAATTCGAAAGGGGCGGATGCGGCGTGGATGTGTGTTCCCTAG
- a CDS encoding MbcA/ParS/Xre antitoxin family protein, which yields MTQTAVISDRENKIHDRIVLAKMLMKAFELWMVDNEGQLALLGLAAENRAALSRYRKGEPLGANRDLLERAGHLLAIHKNLRLLFPHDRDLAYQWMTTRNRAFDYRTPVEVVREWGFTGLLMVRAYLDHARGE from the coding sequence ATGACGCAAACTGCAGTCATCTCAGACAGGGAAAACAAAATCCACGATCGCATAGTCTTGGCAAAGATGCTCATGAAGGCCTTTGAGCTCTGGATGGTGGACAATGAAGGGCAACTTGCCTTACTGGGCTTGGCGGCCGAGAACCGCGCAGCCCTCAGTCGGTATCGCAAAGGGGAACCCTTAGGCGCAAATAGGGATCTGCTTGAACGTGCGGGCCATTTACTTGCTATCCATAAAAATCTGCGATTACTGTTTCCACATGACCGGGATTTGGCTTATCAGTGGATGACCACCCGTAACCGTGCGTTCGATTATCGGACTCCCGTAGAAGTGGTCCGCGAGTGGGGATTTACCGGATTGTTGATGGTGCGAGCCTATCTGGATCATGCCAGGGGCGAATGA
- a CDS encoding DUF4326 domain-containing protein: METHDCRQAFYVGRSSSGRLSPLGNPYAIGPDGEREAVIERYRAWLAARIAERDPVVATALLSIQPGQALACHCAPAPCHAEVIAAALDAGVQAQLRHRTARTLRYAGIGSRHTPKHVLAQMQKIAHRLSELGYTLLSGGAEGADSAFEQGCFGRKEIYLPWPGFRQLQGRHCVTLPSSEAFRVAEVGHPAWGKLKASAQSLMARNSHQVLGADLRSPVDFVVCWTPDGCENAATRSRATGGTGQAIALADLWGIPVINLAHAKKAMAKLAEQVSREVIC; this comes from the coding sequence GTGGAAACGCACGATTGTCGGCAGGCCTTCTATGTGGGTCGGTCCTCTTCTGGCCGCCTATCCCCCCTGGGCAATCCGTATGCCATCGGTCCTGATGGCGAGCGGGAAGCGGTCATTGAGCGGTACCGTGCTTGGCTTGCCGCCCGCATTGCCGAGCGTGATCCGGTGGTTGCTACGGCCCTGCTGAGTATTCAGCCCGGCCAGGCGCTTGCCTGTCATTGTGCGCCCGCTCCCTGCCATGCAGAAGTGATAGCCGCCGCACTGGATGCCGGTGTGCAGGCGCAGCTTCGCCATCGGACCGCGAGGACCTTGCGTTACGCAGGAATTGGTTCCCGCCATACGCCGAAACACGTGTTGGCCCAAATGCAGAAAATCGCACACCGGCTTTCCGAATTGGGATATACGCTGCTTTCCGGCGGAGCAGAAGGGGCCGATTCCGCGTTTGAGCAGGGATGCTTCGGTAGAAAGGAAATCTATCTCCCCTGGCCGGGATTCCGCCAGTTGCAAGGTCGCCATTGTGTGACCTTGCCGAGCAGTGAGGCTTTTCGCGTGGCAGAAGTCGGGCATCCGGCCTGGGGTAAACTCAAAGCCTCCGCGCAATCCCTGATGGCGCGGAATAGCCATCAAGTGCTGGGTGCCGATTTGCGTTCTCCGGTGGATTTTGTGGTGTGCTGGACGCCTGATGGTTGCGAAAATGCAGCGACCCGTTCACGCGCTACCGGCGGTACCGGACAAGCGATTGCGTTGGCGGACCTTTGGGGCATCCCTGTTATCAATTTGGCCCATGCGAAAAAGGCTATGGCGAAATTAGCAGAACAGGTATCGCGGGAGGTCATATGCTGA
- a CDS encoding STAS-like domain-containing protein, protein MTTSTGIFRVRMRSQFPMATRLNGMDAREYLLSMLREHDVVVLDFENSAPTPSFADECVGRLAQTLGFGSFKSRIRMANVPSPAKPLIKHVVMRRTREVAVP, encoded by the coding sequence ATGACGACTTCAACTGGGATTTTTAGGGTCAGGATGCGCTCTCAGTTTCCGATGGCGACTCGGCTAAACGGAATGGACGCCCGTGAGTATCTGCTCTCCATGTTGCGGGAGCACGATGTGGTGGTGTTGGACTTTGAAAATTCTGCGCCAACCCCCTCTTTTGCGGATGAATGCGTGGGCCGGTTGGCTCAAACTCTAGGATTTGGGAGTTTCAAATCCAGGATTCGTATGGCCAATGTGCCGAGTCCCGCCAAGCCATTGATCAAACATGTGGTAATGCGGCGCACCAGAGAAGTGGCCGTGCCATAA
- a CDS encoding DUF1289 domain-containing protein, with protein MRRRSPITRKLIPIILFSMGLLMIKLLTLSNLMVSAKGSADCFTAQGENGLQPDSPCLGYCTTALGDDVCKACGRTFEEVSRWIVMTPEEKAAVWLRLNQNGFWEKQRIRLQKTDREEDLS; from the coding sequence ATGCGAAGACGCTCACCGATTACCAGAAAACTTATCCCGATCATTTTGTTTTCAATGGGCTTACTGATGATTAAATTATTGACGCTCTCGAATCTCATGGTCTCTGCTAAAGGTTCTGCGGATTGCTTTACCGCCCAAGGGGAGAATGGCCTACAGCCGGACTCTCCATGTTTGGGTTATTGCACTACCGCGTTGGGGGATGACGTGTGTAAGGCTTGTGGGAGAACTTTTGAAGAAGTGAGCAGATGGATTGTCATGACCCCTGAAGAAAAGGCGGCAGTTTGGTTGCGGCTTAATCAGAACGGTTTTTGGGAAAAACAGCGTATCCGCTTGCAAAAAACTGACCGCGAGGAGGATTTGTCATGA
- a CDS encoding ATP-binding protein, with protein METTSISELISWHRQTDDLIRQGSCTNPAFIKPYHLAVLAAKMNAATDRTVHMPKGDLEHYAARMHLWQVLGQEPPVLMNEYRETGRFQPLTSIQSDDDVSQIADQIIELFQPICTDDVTKYSIYSLVVEILGNCVAHAGGMESEPYGFVCGQVWKRARRAQIAVIDSGIGIRQTLECCGQYGDRLATENACTLATEYSVTSKAGNGHSGYGLTLARDLMMQNGGALHILSVDEWFSSSGVGGLHAGTIADLNLYGTLIVLEWDTSRPLNSGAVYARWPNEQKEDEDDDFNWDF; from the coding sequence ATGGAAACCACGAGCATTAGCGAACTCATTTCATGGCATCGCCAAACAGATGATCTGATCAGACAAGGCAGTTGCACAAATCCTGCCTTCATCAAGCCTTATCATTTGGCCGTTCTGGCAGCAAAGATGAACGCTGCCACAGACCGGACCGTTCATATGCCAAAGGGAGATTTGGAGCATTATGCGGCACGGATGCATCTTTGGCAGGTTCTGGGACAGGAACCCCCGGTTCTTATGAATGAGTATCGAGAAACGGGTCGTTTCCAGCCTTTGACATCCATTCAGTCAGACGATGACGTGTCTCAAATTGCTGACCAAATTATTGAGTTGTTCCAGCCTATTTGTACTGACGACGTGACCAAGTACAGCATCTACAGTCTAGTGGTGGAGATTTTAGGTAACTGTGTTGCTCATGCTGGAGGAATGGAGTCCGAGCCATATGGTTTTGTCTGTGGACAAGTATGGAAGCGGGCTCGGCGTGCGCAGATCGCGGTCATCGACAGTGGAATAGGTATTCGTCAGACACTAGAGTGCTGTGGACAATATGGGGATCGCCTGGCTACGGAAAACGCCTGTACTCTGGCAACGGAATATAGTGTGACCAGCAAAGCGGGTAATGGGCATTCAGGCTACGGGCTCACCCTCGCCCGGGATCTTATGATGCAAAATGGCGGGGCTTTGCATATACTTTCCGTGGACGAATGGTTCTCCAGTAGCGGGGTGGGTGGGCTCCACGCAGGCACAATCGCAGATCTCAACTTGTATGGTACACTGATTGTACTGGAATGGGACACCAGCAGGCCGCTAAATAGTGGGGCGGTATACGCGCGGTGGCCCAATGAACAGAAGGAGGATGAGGATGACGACTTCAACTGGGATTTTTAG